A section of the Leptotrichia buccalis C-1013-b genome encodes:
- a CDS encoding amino acid ABC transporter ATP-binding protein: MIELKNLKKQYGDNVVLKNINLHVDRGEVVSIIGPSGSGKSTILRCIVDLESITSGEVLIEGNNLTDKNVDKKIKKEMLLKTGMVFQTFNLFPHMSVRNNIVRTLKLVKKMATTEAENTAKKMLDLVGLSDKINSFPNELSGGQKQRVAIARALALQPDIMLFDEPTSALDPELVKEVLDIIRKLKKQKITMLIVSHEMNFVREISDRIVVMEKGEILEIGTSQQIFENPFSERVREFLNTTN; encoded by the coding sequence ATAATTGAATTAAAAAATTTAAAAAAACAATATGGCGACAATGTAGTTTTAAAAAATATTAACTTGCATGTTGACAGAGGTGAGGTAGTTTCTATAATAGGGCCTTCTGGAAGTGGGAAATCGACAATTTTACGCTGTATCGTTGACTTGGAAAGTATAACGTCAGGAGAAGTGTTAATTGAGGGCAATAATTTGACGGATAAAAATGTTGATAAAAAAATAAAAAAGGAAATGCTGTTAAAGACAGGAATGGTTTTTCAGACATTTAATTTATTTCCTCATATGTCAGTCAGAAATAATATAGTCAGAACTTTAAAACTTGTAAAAAAAATGGCGACAACGGAAGCTGAAAATACTGCAAAAAAAATGCTGGATTTAGTTGGACTTTCTGATAAAATCAACAGTTTTCCAAATGAACTTTCAGGTGGACAGAAGCAGCGTGTGGCAATAGCAAGGGCATTAGCATTACAGCCAGATATTATGCTTTTTGATGAACCAACATCAGCACTTGATCCTGAACTAGTAAAGGAAGTTTTGGATATAATAAGAAAACTTAAAAAACAAAAAATTACAATGCTGATTGTAAGCCATGAAATGAATTTTGTCCGTGAAATTTCGGATAGAATAGTTGTTATGGAAAAAGGTGAAATACTGGAAATAGGAACTTCACAGCAAATCTTTGAAAATCCATTTTCTGAAAGAGTAAGAGAATTTTTAAATACAACGAACTAG
- a CDS encoding amino acid ABC transporter substrate-binding protein, which produces MKKMLLLMILALSVFMCSVQKEEKKEEKNADGIPKKIVVGLDDSFVPMGFKNEKGEIVGFDIDLARAVAQKLGAEVEFKPINWDSKILDLNGGNIDLIWNGLTITEERKKETEMTKPYFTSHQLIVVKAGSSINAKADLAGKNIGSQTESSGEEAVKKSGDDKKFKEFKTYAQYDQAFMDLDAGRVDAIIADEVLAKYTKKTKETQAKKELYKILNDNYGEEEYGIAAKKGNIKLVEAINKAIEELKADGTYQKIYSKWFKD; this is translated from the coding sequence ATGAAAAAAATGTTATTATTAATGATTTTAGCATTAAGTGTTTTTATGTGCAGTGTTCAAAAGGAGGAAAAAAAGGAAGAGAAAAATGCTGATGGAATTCCTAAAAAAATTGTAGTTGGGCTGGATGATTCGTTTGTTCCGATGGGGTTTAAGAATGAAAAAGGTGAGATTGTAGGGTTTGATATTGATTTGGCTAGGGCGGTTGCTCAAAAATTAGGTGCTGAAGTTGAATTTAAGCCAATAAATTGGGATTCTAAGATACTCGATTTGAATGGTGGGAATATTGATTTGATTTGGAATGGGCTTACTATAACTGAGGAAAGAAAAAAAGAAACTGAAATGACAAAACCTTACTTTACAAGTCACCAGCTTATAGTAGTTAAGGCAGGTTCAAGTATTAATGCAAAAGCTGATTTGGCAGGAAAAAATATTGGAAGTCAAACTGAAAGCAGTGGAGAAGAAGCTGTGAAAAAATCAGGAGATGACAAGAAATTCAAGGAATTTAAAACATATGCTCAATATGATCAGGCATTTATGGATCTTGACGCAGGGAGAGTTGATGCAATTATAGCTGATGAAGTATTGGCAAAATATACTAAAAAAACAAAAGAAACTCAGGCTAAAAAAGAACTGTATAAAATCTTGAATGACAATTATGGTGAAGAAGAATATGGGATTGCAGCAAAAAAAGGGAATATAAAATTAGTTGAAGCTATAAATAAAGCTATTGAGGAATTGAAGGCAGACGGGACATATCAAAAAATTTATTCGAAATGGTTTAAAGATTAA
- a CDS encoding MetQ/NlpA family ABC transporter substrate-binding protein, whose protein sequence is MKRVLTLLSLVLVVALFIVSCGNKGKELIVGASPVPHADLLNLVKDDLKKEGIELKVVQYTDYILPNKALADKSINANFFQHAPYMEDFGKKNNIEMVGVGNIHLEPMALYSKKIKNINDLKSGDTLIIPNDPTNGGRALILLDKAGIIKLKDNKNLAATTADIAQNPKNLKIITMSNEQIAPRLGEVAGAIINSNFAIDAGITKNEIILIEGKDSPYVNIVTVLKENQNDERVKKLVKALQSEKVKKYIEEKYQGRVIPAF, encoded by the coding sequence ATGAAAAGAGTACTGACATTATTGTCATTAGTATTAGTGGTGGCATTATTTATTGTATCTTGTGGAAATAAGGGGAAGGAGTTAATTGTTGGAGCATCACCTGTTCCGCACGCTGATTTATTGAATCTTGTTAAAGATGATTTGAAAAAGGAAGGAATTGAGTTAAAAGTAGTTCAGTATACTGACTATATTTTACCAAATAAGGCACTTGCTGATAAAAGTATAAATGCAAACTTTTTCCAGCATGCTCCATATATGGAAGATTTTGGTAAGAAAAACAATATAGAAATGGTAGGAGTTGGAAATATTCATTTGGAGCCAATGGCTTTGTATTCTAAAAAGATAAAAAATATTAACGACTTGAAAAGTGGAGATACTTTAATTATTCCTAATGATCCAACAAATGGAGGACGTGCATTAATCTTACTTGACAAAGCTGGGATTATAAAGTTAAAGGATAATAAAAATCTGGCAGCAACAACAGCAGATATTGCTCAAAATCCTAAAAACTTAAAAATCATAACAATGTCAAATGAACAAATTGCACCAAGATTAGGTGAAGTTGCAGGTGCGATTATAAATTCAAACTTTGCAATTGATGCAGGAATAACAAAAAATGAAATTATCTTGATTGAAGGTAAGGATTCGCCATATGTAAATATTGTTACAGTTTTAAAAGAAAATCAAAATGACGAAAGAGTTAAAAAGTTAGTAAAAGCGTTACAAAGTGAAAAAGTTAAAAAATATATTGAAGAAAAATATCAAGGTAGAGTAATTCCTGCATTCTAA
- a CDS encoding DUF3829 domain-containing protein: protein MKLKKYILIGLMAVLVVAACGKKENNKNNGKAKTLNMKKEISTEEIKKYNEYLKISNEPNSEEWNSFFKEIKKEEFLDTNGEIKNVSNKAMSIETLDHSINLIGEYIREISDIMQESPKIEAIDKNAENLINSLVEEQKVLTEIDDYFEKGDYKKDRLERVQELNDKYKVVLQNRQENNKIFSNSLRELAQAINKKMEEKLKKDKKITKLNILKFITSVNEFGETAFGKNNLNFDEYELTKLEKASAKVKKEYRAISEMTLENAKKENITEADFNKIKSSSKILSENMEKMVSGIKTQNIQVVVMSASNILNAQTDLESVYNFLILQK, encoded by the coding sequence TATTTTAATTGGCTTAATGGCTGTATTAGTCGTTGCAGCTTGCGGGAAAAAGGAAAATAATAAAAATAATGGAAAAGCAAAAACTTTGAATATGAAAAAAGAAATTTCAACTGAAGAAATTAAAAAATATAATGAATATTTAAAGATAAGTAATGAACCGAATTCTGAAGAATGGAATTCATTTTTTAAAGAAATAAAAAAAGAGGAATTTTTGGATACAAATGGCGAAATAAAAAATGTTTCAAATAAAGCCATGTCCATTGAAACTCTCGATCATTCAATTAATTTGATTGGAGAGTATATAAGAGAAATTTCAGATATAATGCAGGAATCACCAAAGATAGAAGCGATTGATAAAAATGCTGAAAATTTAATAAATTCTTTGGTGGAAGAACAGAAAGTGCTGACAGAAATTGATGATTATTTTGAAAAAGGTGACTATAAGAAAGACAGGCTGGAAAGAGTTCAGGAATTGAATGATAAATATAAAGTTGTGTTGCAGAATAGACAGGAAAATAATAAAATTTTTTCCAATTCACTGCGTGAACTGGCTCAAGCTATTAACAAAAAAATGGAAGAAAAATTGAAAAAAGATAAAAAAATCACAAAATTAAATATTTTAAAATTTATAACTTCGGTTAATGAATTTGGAGAAACAGCTTTTGGGAAAAATAATTTGAATTTTGATGAATATGAGTTGACAAAATTAGAAAAGGCAAGTGCTAAAGTAAAGAAAGAATACAGAGCTATATCCGAAATGACATTAGAAAATGCTAAAAAAGAAAATATAACTGAAGCTGACTTTAATAAAATAAAGTCAAGTTCAAAAATTTTATCTGAAAATATGGAAAAAATGGTATCAGGAATAAAAACTCAAAATATTCAAGTAGTGGTTATGAGTGCAAGCAATATTTTAAATGCACAAACTGATTTGGAAAGTGTATATAATTTTCTAATTTTACAGAAGTAA
- a CDS encoding M13 family metallopeptidase, with product MKKLVIISLFLASINLIYAENTSVPTTVALKKDNRKSGNAATTVTPPATTEKKNPRASERRSDFWDFYERKQSELLKENDKDLFTNTSKDVDAQEDFYTYVNEKWEKNTKIPDTKPAWGSFYELNEKNQDFLRNLIKELKEKPAKSLTADEQKVITLYDSYHDIEKRNKEGLEPLKKDLDKINAIQNIDDLKKYNIEVTKVGNSEFYGWGIGTDLNNSKNNAIYLGSAGIGLSRDYFQKNTKENKAILDEYTKYVSDMLKYLGETNTLEKAKKIVAFEKEIAETLLTNEERHDVTKYNNPIAVSELGTLSKNVDLADYLKQLNVKTDKVIISELNYYKNLDKFVNNGNIDTIKEYMKYNLIKSAASVLTDDLGKRSYEFYGKYLSGQKERETLEKRALDFTDGALGEIIGKIYVQRNFSPEAKKNTQKMVEYIKKAMKNRIEKLDWMTNATKKKALEKLAKVNVKIGYPDKWRDYSKMVISSNDTLYDQMKNISVWAYNEEFKKIGKPVDKTEWHMYPHTINAYYSPTENEIVFPAGILQFPFYDFNKSEVASNFGAIGTIIGHELTHAFDVSGASYDGDGNVKNWWTDEDKKSFDEVTKKLENQYSKYTVDGGIHLNGKYTLTENIADLGGVNIAYDALQLYLKDNPNATKVYPNISSKIFFMNYARMWRQKSTPEFLRNLAKSDSHSPNYFRVNGVLQNVDAFHKIFETIPGDGMYKAPEDRIKIW from the coding sequence ATGAAAAAATTAGTTATAATTTCACTATTTTTAGCAAGTATTAATTTAATTTATGCAGAAAATACTTCTGTACCAACAACTGTAGCATTAAAAAAAGATAATAGAAAATCAGGAAATGCTGCAACGACGGTAACACCGCCAGCAACAACAGAGAAAAAAAATCCAAGGGCATCTGAAAGACGTTCAGATTTTTGGGATTTTTATGAAAGAAAGCAGTCAGAACTTTTAAAAGAAAATGATAAGGACTTGTTTACTAATACAAGTAAAGATGTTGACGCACAAGAGGATTTTTATACATATGTAAATGAAAAATGGGAAAAAAATACAAAAATTCCTGATACTAAACCAGCTTGGGGTTCTTTTTATGAACTGAATGAAAAAAATCAGGATTTTTTACGTAATTTAATAAAAGAATTAAAAGAAAAACCTGCAAAATCATTAACTGCCGACGAACAGAAAGTTATAACACTTTATGACAGTTATCATGATATAGAAAAGAGAAATAAAGAAGGATTGGAGCCTTTAAAAAAAGATTTGGATAAAATTAATGCAATACAAAATATTGATGATTTGAAAAAATATAATATAGAAGTGACAAAAGTTGGGAATTCTGAATTTTATGGATGGGGAATTGGAACAGATTTAAATAATTCTAAAAATAATGCAATATATTTAGGAAGTGCAGGAATTGGATTATCAAGAGATTATTTTCAAAAAAACACTAAAGAAAATAAAGCTATATTAGATGAATATACAAAATATGTAAGTGATATGCTAAAATATTTAGGAGAAACAAATACTCTTGAAAAAGCTAAAAAAATAGTTGCATTTGAAAAAGAAATCGCAGAAACTTTGTTAACAAATGAGGAACGTCATGATGTGACAAAATATAATAATCCAATAGCAGTCAGTGAATTAGGAACATTATCAAAAAACGTTGATTTAGCTGATTATTTAAAACAATTAAATGTAAAAACTGATAAAGTAATCATATCAGAATTAAATTATTATAAAAATTTAGATAAATTTGTAAATAATGGAAATATTGACACAATTAAAGAATATATGAAATATAATTTAATAAAATCAGCAGCTAGTGTTTTAACTGATGATTTAGGAAAACGAAGCTATGAATTTTATGGAAAATATTTAAGTGGTCAAAAAGAAAGAGAGACACTCGAAAAAAGAGCACTTGACTTTACAGATGGAGCTTTGGGAGAAATAATAGGAAAAATTTATGTTCAAAGAAATTTTTCGCCTGAAGCTAAAAAGAATACACAAAAAATGGTTGAGTATATAAAAAAAGCAATGAAAAACAGAATTGAAAAATTAGATTGGATGACTAATGCAACTAAGAAAAAAGCACTTGAAAAATTGGCAAAAGTAAATGTAAAAATTGGATATCCTGATAAATGGAGAGATTACAGCAAGATGGTAATTTCAAGCAACGATACGCTTTACGATCAAATGAAAAATATTAGTGTATGGGCATATAATGAAGAATTTAAGAAAATAGGAAAGCCTGTGGATAAAACAGAATGGCATATGTATCCGCATACAATAAATGCTTATTATTCTCCAACAGAAAACGAGATTGTATTTCCAGCTGGAATTTTACAATTCCCTTTCTATGATTTTAATAAATCGGAAGTAGCAAGCAATTTTGGAGCTATAGGAACGATTATTGGTCATGAGCTTACACATGCATTTGATGTGTCAGGTGCTTCATATGATGGAGATGGAAATGTAAAAAACTGGTGGACAGACGAAGATAAAAAAAGTTTTGATGAAGTAACTAAAAAATTAGAAAATCAGTATTCAAAATATACAGTTGACGGTGGAATACATCTTAACGGAAAATATACTTTAACAGAAAATATTGCTGACTTAGGTGGAGTAAATATTGCCTATGACGCATTACAGCTTTATTTAAAAGACAATCCAAATGCTACAAAAGTATATCCAAATATATCAAGTAAAATATTTTTTATGAACTATGCGAGAATGTGGCGACAAAAATCGACTCCAGAATTTTTAAGAAATCTAGCAAAATCTGATTCTCATTCGCCAAATTATTTCCGTGTAAATGGAGTATTACAAAATGTAGATGCGTTCCATAAAATATTTGAAACAATCCCAGGAGATGGAATGTATAAAGCTCCTGAAGACAGAATAAAAATATGGTAA
- a CDS encoding methionine ABC transporter ATP-binding protein, with the protein MDSFIKIRNLIKKYKVNNGQELMAVNNVNLDVEKGDIYGIMGLSGAGKSTLIRLLNRLEEPTSGEIFVKHEIIDKKGERKLGYEDQNILEFDIRKLREFRKKTGMIFQHFNLLNSRNVADNVAFPLEISGWKKRDISRRVDELLEIVGLLDKKNNYPEQLSGGQKQRVAIARALANNPELLLSDEATSALDPRTTNSILELLKDINKKFGITIILITHQMEVIKKICNKAAIMSDGEIIEKGETKEIFLNPKTDLAKEFVANISHEEFRTEEEVKHREENNGKLRLRLKYNEGQVNEAYITQIIRKYDVEVNILGGFVDKVGDIIVGNLLIEISVNEEKSKEIIEWLSENKIDLEVL; encoded by the coding sequence ATGGACAGCTTTATAAAAATAAGGAATTTGATAAAAAAATATAAGGTTAATAATGGTCAGGAACTAATGGCTGTAAATAATGTGAACCTTGATGTTGAAAAAGGGGATATTTATGGAATTATGGGGCTTAGTGGAGCTGGGAAATCTACACTTATTAGGCTTCTTAACAGATTGGAAGAACCTACTTCTGGAGAAATTTTTGTAAAACACGAGATTATTGATAAAAAAGGAGAAAGAAAACTTGGATATGAAGATCAGAACATTCTGGAGTTTGATATAAGAAAATTACGGGAATTTCGTAAAAAGACAGGAATGATCTTTCAGCATTTTAATTTGCTAAATTCTAGAAATGTTGCCGATAATGTGGCTTTTCCGCTGGAAATTTCAGGATGGAAAAAAAGAGATATTAGTAGAAGAGTTGATGAATTGCTAGAAATTGTAGGTCTTTTGGATAAAAAAAATAATTATCCTGAACAGTTATCAGGAGGGCAGAAACAACGTGTAGCAATAGCACGTGCCTTGGCAAATAATCCAGAATTATTATTATCAGATGAAGCAACATCCGCACTTGATCCAAGAACTACCAATTCTATTTTGGAATTATTAAAGGATATAAATAAAAAATTTGGAATAACGATTATATTAATTACCCATCAGATGGAAGTTATAAAGAAAATTTGCAATAAAGCAGCGATTATGTCAGATGGGGAAATTATAGAAAAAGGAGAGACAAAAGAAATATTCTTAAATCCTAAAACAGATTTGGCAAAAGAATTTGTGGCAAATATTTCACACGAAGAATTTAGAACAGAAGAGGAAGTAAAACATCGTGAAGAAAATAACGGCAAATTAAGATTAAGATTGAAGTATAATGAAGGACAGGTAAATGAAGCTTATATTACTCAGATAATTCGTAAATATGACGTTGAAGTAAATATTTTAGGTGGATTTGTTGACAAAGTGGGAGATATTATTGTAGGAAACTTGCTAATTGAAATTTCAGTAAATGAAGAAAAATCTAAGGAAATTATTGAATGGCTAAGTGAAAATAAAATAGATTTGGAGGTGTTATAA
- a CDS encoding methionine ABC transporter permease yields MKFDWVKFLQFQTIVQPLWETIYMVFISTIIALIIGLPIGILLTISDTKGVKPNKTLHKILDIVIVNVTRSIPFIILIVLLIPLSKLLFKYSFGSTSFIVPLSLGSAPFVARVIEGALKEVDEGLIEASKSMGAKTSEIIFKVMIPEAMPALVHGMTLTLISLIGYSAMAGTIGGGGLGNAAVMDGFQRNNMELMWQATIVTIILVQIIQFVGDKIVKALLNKRKRT; encoded by the coding sequence ATGAAATTTGACTGGGTAAAATTTTTACAATTTCAAACTATAGTTCAACCTTTATGGGAAACCATATATATGGTTTTTATTTCTACAATTATAGCTTTAATTATCGGACTTCCAATAGGTATCTTACTTACCATATCCGACACAAAAGGAGTGAAACCTAACAAAACTTTACATAAAATATTAGATATAGTTATTGTAAATGTTACAAGATCCATTCCATTTATAATTTTGATAGTTTTATTAATACCCCTTTCAAAATTATTGTTTAAATATTCATTTGGAAGCACTTCGTTTATTGTACCGCTTTCATTAGGATCTGCACCGTTTGTAGCAAGAGTTATTGAAGGAGCTTTAAAAGAAGTTGATGAAGGGCTTATTGAAGCTTCAAAATCAATGGGAGCAAAAACTTCTGAAATTATTTTTAAAGTTATGATTCCAGAAGCAATGCCTGCTCTTGTACATGGAATGACATTGACTTTAATTAGTTTGATTGGATATTCTGCGATGGCTGGAACAATTGGCGGTGGCGGACTTGGAAATGCCGCTGTAATGGATGGTTTTCAAAGAAATAATATGGAGCTGATGTGGCAGGCAACAATTGTTACAATTATTTTAGTTCAAATTATTCAATTTGTTGGAGATAAAATTGTAAAAGCCTTGCTTAATAAGAGAAAAAGAACGTAA
- the ligA gene encoding NAD-dependent DNA ligase LigA, with amino-acid sequence MNLFNQDENNKKQNINNEKNINFSKIQEKYKKLRNEIEYHNNLYYNEDNPIISDMEYDALMRELKQLEQEYPELLENSENSPTKKIGGTASEKFSKVRHRTPMLSLSNTYNISEIEDFDKRVKKIILSQIDENKNNDENLEYILELKLDGLSISLIYENGELVQAVTRGDGQIGEDVTENIREISSIPKKLKDPVSLEVRGEIILPISNFNRINQEREDDGEDVFANPRNAASGTIRQLDKTIVADRGLDCYLYYLVNAENYGINTHLESIEYIKNLGFQTTGVFEKYTDFTELEKSIDKWHDKRKTLDYETDGLVIKVNNFALYETLGYTTKSPRWAIAYKFPAEQVKTKLTDVTFQVGRTGVITPVAELEAVNLSGSVVKRASLHNFDEIRRKDIKIGDNVIVEKAAEIIPQVVNVVFDDRTGKEIEIQEPTNCPVCNSELSHEEGLVALKCHNPLCPEKVKRQIAYFVSRDAMNISGLGDKIVEKFIELGKIKTIVDIYSLEKYREELENLEKMGQKSVDNLINSIESSKTRDFSKVLYALGIPFVGKFNANLLTKTFKNIENLKNQSIENLLAVKGIGDKVAVAVNTFLNDENNWKIITDLQNIGLQFAIDETNLEKIADNPIKDKNFLATGKLQKYKRNDIKDIILSKGGNYLSVVSKNLDFLIAGEKAGSKLEKAEKLGIRVLTEEDFEKEFLENINENI; translated from the coding sequence GTGAATCTATTTAATCAAGACGAAAACAACAAAAAACAAAATATTAATAATGAAAAAAATATCAATTTTTCTAAAATTCAAGAAAAATATAAAAAATTAAGAAATGAAATTGAATATCACAATAATCTTTATTATAACGAAGATAATCCTATTATTTCTGATATGGAATACGACGCTTTAATGCGTGAATTAAAACAGCTTGAACAGGAATATCCTGAATTGCTGGAAAATAGTGAAAACTCGCCTACTAAAAAAATTGGAGGGACTGCGAGTGAAAAATTTTCAAAAGTGCGGCATCGAACGCCAATGCTTAGTTTATCAAATACTTATAATATTTCTGAAATTGAAGATTTTGACAAACGAGTGAAAAAAATTATTTTATCTCAAATTGATGAAAATAAAAATAATGATGAAAATTTGGAATATATTTTGGAACTCAAATTGGATGGGCTTAGCATAAGCCTGATTTATGAAAATGGAGAGCTTGTTCAGGCTGTTACAAGAGGAGATGGGCAAATTGGGGAAGACGTTACAGAAAACATTAGGGAAATTTCAAGTATTCCTAAAAAATTGAAAGATCCAGTTTCATTGGAAGTTCGTGGAGAAATTATTTTGCCAATATCAAATTTCAATCGAATAAATCAAGAGCGTGAAGATGATGGTGAAGATGTTTTTGCAAATCCAAGAAATGCAGCATCTGGAACAATCAGGCAGCTAGATAAAACAATTGTTGCAGATCGAGGACTTGACTGTTATCTTTATTATTTGGTAAATGCTGAAAATTATGGGATAAATACTCATTTGGAAAGCATTGAATACATAAAAAATCTTGGGTTTCAAACTACAGGAGTATTTGAAAAATATACTGATTTCACAGAATTGGAAAAATCTATTGACAAATGGCACGATAAACGAAAAACACTCGATTATGAAACAGACGGCCTTGTTATAAAAGTAAATAATTTTGCACTTTACGAAACACTTGGCTACACAACTAAAAGCCCACGATGGGCAATTGCCTACAAATTTCCTGCTGAACAAGTAAAAACTAAATTAACGGACGTAACTTTCCAAGTTGGAAGAACTGGTGTAATTACTCCTGTTGCTGAACTTGAAGCCGTGAATTTATCAGGTTCTGTTGTGAAAAGAGCAAGTTTACACAACTTTGATGAAATTCGCAGAAAAGATATAAAAATTGGCGATAACGTTATTGTAGAAAAAGCGGCAGAAATTATTCCACAAGTTGTAAATGTCGTATTTGATGATAGAACTGGAAAAGAAATTGAGATTCAGGAGCCAACAAATTGTCCTGTCTGCAACAGCGAACTTTCCCACGAAGAAGGACTTGTCGCATTAAAATGCCATAATCCACTTTGCCCCGAAAAAGTCAAACGCCAAATTGCCTATTTTGTTTCCCGTGACGCAATGAATATTTCTGGACTTGGCGATAAAATTGTCGAAAAATTTATCGAATTAGGAAAAATAAAAACAATAGTTGATATTTATTCGCTTGAAAAATATCGTGAAGAACTTGAAAATCTGGAAAAAATGGGACAAAAAAGTGTAGATAACTTGATAAATAGTATTGAATCCAGTAAAACTCGTGATTTTTCAAAAGTCCTCTACGCACTTGGAATTCCTTTTGTTGGAAAATTCAATGCGAATCTTTTGACAAAAACTTTTAAAAATATTGAAAATCTTAAAAATCAGTCAATTGAAAATTTACTGGCTGTAAAAGGAATCGGCGATAAAGTAGCAGTTGCTGTAAATACTTTCTTAAATGATGAAAATAATTGGAAAATTATTACCGATTTACAAAATATCGGATTACAGTTTGCTATTGATGAAACTAATTTAGAAAAAATAGCAGATAATCCTATAAAAGACAAAAACTTCCTTGCAACTGGAAAACTGCAAAAATACAAACGAAATGACATAAAAGATATTATTCTGTCTAAAGGCGGAAATTATCTGTCGGTAGTTTCAAAAAATCTAGATTTTTTAATTGCTGGGGAAAAAGCTGGAAGTAAACTTGAAAAAGCTGAGAAATTAGGAATTCGTGTGCTTACAGAAGAAGATTTTGAAAAAGAATTTTTGGAAAATATAAATGAAAATATATAA
- a CDS encoding amino acid ABC transporter permease, whose amino-acid sequence MGKWVPIFIELVKTLPNIAVLYVFTILFSIPLGILGALAYTGKNKIIKFIISVYTWVFRGTPLMLQLMVVYYGIPLMNFGGYKIVLAPYTAATITFIINYAAYLVEIMRSGIESIDKGQHEVAKVLGYSYWQKIIYVILPQAIRRVLPTLGNEAITLIKDTSLVYVLAVTEVMKRTKELANIYYNVTPYICAIIIYLVLSFAVDRLFKSIEKRNKIRI is encoded by the coding sequence ATGGGTAAGTGGGTACCAATATTTATAGAACTGGTAAAAACTTTACCAAATATAGCGGTATTATATGTATTCACGATTTTATTTTCCATCCCGTTAGGAATTTTAGGAGCGTTGGCATATACAGGTAAAAATAAGATAATAAAATTCATTATTTCAGTTTATACATGGGTTTTTCGTGGAACTCCCTTAATGCTGCAATTAATGGTTGTTTATTATGGAATACCGTTAATGAATTTTGGTGGCTATAAAATAGTTCTTGCACCGTACACGGCAGCCACAATTACATTTATCATAAATTATGCCGCATATCTTGTGGAAATTATGAGAAGTGGAATTGAAAGCATTGACAAAGGACAGCATGAAGTGGCAAAAGTACTAGGTTACAGTTATTGGCAAAAAATAATATACGTTATTTTACCGCAGGCAATAAGAAGAGTACTGCCAACATTGGGAAATGAGGCAATTACTCTTATAAAGGATACTTCCCTCGTATATGTTCTTGCTGTTACAGAAGTAATGAAACGTACAAAGGAACTGGCAAATATTTATTACAATGTTACTCCATATATTTGTGCAATTATTATTTATCTAGTATTAAGTTTTGCTGTTGACAGGCTATTTAAGAGTATTGAAAAAAGAAATAAAATTAGGATTTAA
- a CDS encoding HEAT repeat domain-containing protein, with the protein MEKNNLEKLENLMWKKYKKQISFQQLQKEFLKNDDERIEYIKTELEKAYNEKNGDSVYILISAIYMFKLYSEKFVDILCKLTKEEWHGKHEDIVFYLQQLELPSTIDCIYELAISNFEKYQWDDNFALVRKCCFALGDINTPKAKEKLELLLQSDEETIREHAMKQLKRCNFTNKDVE; encoded by the coding sequence ATGGAAAAAAATAATCTTGAAAAATTGGAAAATTTGATGTGGAAAAAATATAAAAAACAAATAAGTTTTCAACAATTACAAAAGGAATTTTTAAAAAATGATGATGAAAGAATAGAGTATATAAAAACAGAGTTGGAAAAAGCATATAATGAAAAAAATGGAGACAGCGTATATATTTTAATTTCAGCAATTTACATGTTCAAATTATACAGTGAAAAATTTGTTGATATTTTATGCAAATTAACAAAAGAAGAATGGCATGGAAAACACGAAGACATAGTGTTTTATCTCCAGCAACTAGAATTACCTTCTACGATAGATTGCATTTATGAATTAGCAATTTCAAATTTTGAAAAATATCAATGGGATGATAATTTTGCATTAGTGAGAAAATGCTGTTTTGCTTTAGGAGACATAAACACTCCTAAGGCGAAAGAAAAATTGGAACTATTGTTGCAAAGTGATGAAGAAACGATAAGAGAACATGCAATGAAGCAGTTGAAGAGATGTAATTTTACAAATAAAGATGTTGAATGA